One genomic window of Kaistia geumhonensis includes the following:
- the metG gene encoding methionine--tRNA ligase — protein MTASKFYITTPIFYPNGVPHIGHAYTIIASDTLARFQRLDGKDVFFLTGTDEHGLKMQQTAEKAGLTPLALADQNSAVFRRLDAALGAEPSDFIRTTEPRHHRSSEEIWRRMTENGDIYLDKYSGWYSVRQEQFFDEKETTVGTDGVRREPLGSPVEWVEEESYFFRLSAYQDRLLAHYEAHPEFIGPDERRNEVVSFVKGGLRDLSISRTTFDWGIPVPGDPKHVMYVWVDALTNYITGVGYPDTDSESFRRYWPADLHVIGKDIVRFHTVYWPAFLFSAGIAPPKRVFAHGFLFNRGEKMSKSVGNVVDPFALVEQYGVDPVRFFFLREVPFGQDGSYSHEAIVTRINADLANDLGNLAQRSLSMIAKNCDGRLPEPGAFSAADEAILASADALLPVCRQAFESQQIHQALNAVWTLVAEANRYFANEAPWQLRKTDPARMATVLYVTAELVRQIAVLSQPVMPGSAGKLLDLLAVPEEKRLFASLGPAGRLEGGTALPAPTGVFPRYVGEEVAGN, from the coding sequence ATGACGGCATCGAAATTCTACATCACCACCCCGATTTTCTACCCCAACGGCGTGCCGCATATCGGCCATGCCTATACGATCATAGCGTCCGACACGCTGGCACGCTTTCAGCGGCTCGACGGCAAGGACGTGTTCTTCCTGACGGGCACCGATGAGCATGGCTTGAAGATGCAGCAGACGGCCGAGAAGGCCGGCCTGACGCCGCTGGCCCTCGCCGATCAGAACTCCGCCGTGTTCCGGAGGCTCGATGCCGCCCTCGGCGCCGAGCCGAGCGATTTCATCCGTACGACCGAACCCCGCCATCATCGCTCGAGCGAGGAAATCTGGCGGCGGATGACCGAGAACGGCGACATCTATCTCGACAAGTATTCCGGCTGGTACTCGGTGCGGCAGGAGCAGTTCTTCGACGAGAAGGAAACGACGGTCGGGACGGACGGCGTTCGCCGCGAGCCTCTCGGCTCCCCCGTCGAGTGGGTGGAGGAGGAGAGCTACTTCTTCCGCCTCTCCGCCTATCAGGACCGGCTACTCGCCCATTACGAGGCGCATCCGGAATTCATCGGTCCCGACGAGCGGCGCAACGAGGTGGTGAGCTTCGTGAAGGGCGGACTGCGCGATCTCTCGATCTCGCGCACCACCTTCGACTGGGGCATCCCGGTTCCGGGAGACCCGAAGCATGTCATGTATGTATGGGTCGACGCTCTCACGAACTACATTACCGGCGTCGGCTACCCGGACACCGACAGCGAGAGCTTCCGCCGCTACTGGCCGGCCGACCTGCACGTGATCGGCAAGGACATCGTCCGCTTCCACACCGTCTACTGGCCGGCCTTCCTCTTCTCCGCCGGCATCGCGCCGCCGAAGCGTGTTTTCGCGCATGGATTTTTGTTCAATCGCGGCGAGAAAATGTCGAAATCTGTCGGCAATGTCGTCGATCCGTTCGCGCTCGTGGAACAGTACGGTGTCGATCCCGTCCGCTTCTTCTTCCTGCGCGAGGTCCCGTTCGGACAGGACGGCAGCTACAGCCACGAGGCGATCGTAACCCGCATCAACGCCGACCTCGCGAACGACCTCGGCAATCTCGCCCAGCGTTCGCTGTCGATGATCGCCAAGAACTGCGACGGCCGCCTTCCCGAGCCGGGCGCCTTTTCGGCCGCCGACGAGGCGATCCTCGCCAGCGCCGATGCGCTGCTGCCGGTCTGCCGCCAGGCCTTCGAAAGCCAGCAGATCCACCAGGCGCTGAACGCGGTCTGGACCCTCGTCGCCGAGGCCAACCGCTATTTCGCGAACGAGGCGCCTTGGCAGCTTCGCAAGACCGACCCGGCCCGGATGGCGACGGTCCTCTATGTGACGGCCGAGCTGGTCCGCCAGATCGCGGTGTTGTCGCAGCCGGTGATGCCGGGATCGGCGGGGAAGCTGCTCGATCTTCTCGCCGTGCCTGAGGAGAAGCGTCTCTTCGCCTCGCTCGGCCCGGCAGGTCGTCTCGAGGGCGGCACGGCCCTCCCGGCCCCGACGGGCGTCTTCCCGCGCTATGTCGGCGAGGAGGTCGCCGGAAACTAG
- a CDS encoding DNA polymerase III subunit delta' has product MAAADIMPELDALEGWPPPAEQTAWYGASADELVLLDAYRGGRMHHAWLITGPRGSGKATLAHRFARFALAHPVPERAPAADSLAVDPAHPAARKIAAHAHPNLLTLARPYDDKNKRFKESVTVDEIRRTMAFFGSTAGEAGWRIAIVDAADDLNTSAANALLKILEEPPRGALFLVLSHAPGRLLPTIRSRCRRLDLSPLTPEAIEAALAEHTDAAPEERRFAALAGQGSIRRAVRFLDEDVAAIAATFGRAVSRFPDFDAAAAHRLGDIVAQRGADDAFESFQDLVFDWLARRARGEPEPAMMAPLPPAVAAVPLAQWAEVWDKVRRFSAEVEAYNLDRKQFVLSTIDMLARAARM; this is encoded by the coding sequence ATGGCCGCTGCCGACATCATGCCGGAACTCGACGCGCTGGAAGGCTGGCCCCCGCCTGCCGAACAGACCGCGTGGTATGGCGCGAGCGCCGACGAGTTGGTTCTTCTCGATGCCTATCGCGGCGGCCGCATGCATCACGCCTGGCTGATCACCGGCCCGCGCGGCAGCGGCAAGGCGACGCTCGCCCACCGCTTTGCCCGCTTCGCGCTCGCCCATCCCGTGCCCGAACGGGCGCCGGCGGCGGACAGCCTCGCCGTCGATCCCGCCCATCCGGCGGCGCGCAAGATCGCCGCTCACGCGCATCCGAACCTTCTGACGCTGGCGCGGCCCTATGACGACAAGAACAAGCGCTTCAAGGAATCGGTGACCGTCGACGAGATCCGCCGGACGATGGCCTTCTTCGGCTCGACGGCCGGCGAGGCGGGCTGGCGCATCGCGATCGTCGACGCGGCCGACGACCTCAACACCAGCGCCGCCAACGCCCTGCTCAAGATCCTCGAGGAGCCGCCGCGCGGCGCGCTCTTCCTGGTACTCTCGCATGCGCCCGGGAGGCTGCTGCCGACGATCCGCTCCCGCTGCCGGCGGCTCGATCTCTCCCCACTGACGCCCGAGGCGATCGAGGCCGCGCTGGCCGAGCACACCGACGCAGCGCCCGAAGAGCGCCGCTTCGCGGCTCTGGCGGGGCAGGGGAGCATCCGACGGGCTGTGCGCTTTCTCGACGAGGACGTCGCCGCCATCGCCGCGACCTTCGGCAGGGCCGTAAGCCGCTTCCCCGATTTCGACGCCGCCGCGGCGCACCGCCTCGGCGACATCGTTGCGCAGCGTGGCGCGGACGATGCTTTCGAGAGCTTCCAGGACCTCGTCTTTGACTGGCTGGCGCGGCGCGCGCGCGGCGAGCCGGAGCCGGCGATGATGGCGCCGCTCCCGCCCGCCGTCGCCGCCGTTCCGCTTGCGCAGTGGGCGGAGGTGTGGGACAAGGTCCGCCGGTTTTCGGCCGAAGTCGAAGCCTACAATCTCGACCGCAAGCAATTCGTCCTTTCGACCATCGACATGCTCGCCCGCGCTGCCCGAATGTGA
- the tmk gene encoding dTMP kinase yields the protein MELAAGQPAAGGGRFITFEGGEGAGKSTQMKRLAASLAGRGIAVVETREPGGTPDAEAIRSFILSGRARPLGGGGEAVLFAAARADHVDRVIRPALERGAFVLCDRFIDSTRAYQGADGVDSALIGSLESLAIGDTRPDLTLILDLPAETGLARAAARRGAGDADRFESETIARHEARRRIFIEIARSEPGRCVVIDATRDVDDVAAEIWQVVSERLLKPTP from the coding sequence ATGGAGCTGGCAGCGGGGCAACCGGCCGCTGGCGGGGGCCGCTTCATCACCTTCGAAGGCGGGGAGGGGGCCGGCAAGTCGACGCAGATGAAGCGCCTCGCCGCCTCGCTTGCCGGGCGCGGCATCGCCGTCGTCGAGACGCGCGAGCCCGGCGGCACGCCGGATGCGGAGGCGATCCGCTCCTTCATTCTCTCGGGACGCGCGCGCCCGCTCGGCGGAGGCGGCGAGGCCGTGCTCTTCGCGGCGGCGCGGGCGGATCATGTCGATCGCGTCATCCGCCCTGCGCTCGAGCGAGGCGCGTTCGTGCTGTGCGACCGCTTCATCGATTCGACGCGCGCCTATCAAGGTGCCGACGGTGTCGATTCCGCGCTGATCGGGAGCCTCGAGTCCCTCGCGATCGGCGACACGCGCCCGGACCTCACACTGATCCTCGACCTGCCGGCCGAAACGGGCCTCGCCCGGGCCGCCGCCCGCCGGGGGGCGGGCGATGCCGATCGTTTCGAGAGCGAGACGATCGCGCGGCACGAGGCGAGGCGCCGCATCTTCATCGAGATCGCCCGGAGCGAGCCCGGCCGCTGCGTGGTGATCGATGCGACGCGCGACGTGGATGACGTGGCAGCGGAAATCTGGCAGGTCGTATCCGAGCGGCTTCTGAAGCCGACGCCCTGA
- a CDS encoding D-alanyl-D-alanine carboxypeptidase family protein, with the protein MRSCASLSLAALLALAQPAAAQTAFESKAPRAILVDVDSGGTLYRKAANQRFDPAAMAKMMTMAVVFDALKAGEIRLDQTFKVSENAWRKGGAPSRGATMFAALKSEIAVSDLLRGAIVQAGNDACIILAEGIAGSEAAFVTRMNDKARALGLTATTFRNVTGLADPEQLSTVGDLAIVADSLATTHPELYRIYAEPDFTWNKIFQRNRNPLLAAGIGVDGLSTGYSETAGFGYAASALRSGHRVTVVVSGLPTDKARAEEVTRLFDWANSAFERLRFFDAGETIAEAKVFGGAASAVPLATTMPLDVLLERGARDRIRARIVYDGPLVAPVKKGETVGVVRVYVGEELLVEKPVVTMADIATGSMQQRALDAVGELLIGWL; encoded by the coding sequence ATGCGGTCATGCGCCTCGCTCTCCCTCGCTGCGCTGCTCGCGCTCGCCCAGCCGGCGGCCGCACAAACCGCGTTTGAGAGCAAGGCGCCGCGAGCGATCCTTGTCGATGTCGACAGCGGCGGCACGCTCTATCGCAAGGCGGCCAACCAGCGCTTCGATCCCGCTGCCATGGCCAAGATGATGACCATGGCGGTCGTGTTCGATGCGCTGAAGGCCGGCGAGATCCGGCTGGACCAGACCTTCAAGGTCAGCGAGAACGCCTGGCGCAAAGGCGGTGCGCCTTCGCGCGGCGCCACGATGTTCGCGGCCCTCAAGTCCGAGATAGCTGTTTCGGACCTCCTGCGCGGCGCCATTGTGCAGGCGGGCAACGACGCCTGCATCATCCTCGCCGAGGGTATCGCGGGTTCCGAAGCTGCCTTCGTGACCCGCATGAACGACAAGGCCCGCGCGCTCGGTCTCACGGCGACCACGTTCCGCAACGTCACCGGGCTCGCCGATCCGGAGCAGCTCTCGACAGTCGGCGATCTCGCGATCGTCGCCGACTCTCTCGCGACGACGCATCCCGAACTCTACCGGATCTATGCGGAACCGGACTTCACCTGGAACAAGATCTTCCAGCGCAACCGCAACCCGCTGCTCGCAGCCGGCATCGGCGTCGACGGGCTCTCGACGGGCTACAGCGAGACGGCTGGCTTCGGCTATGCCGCGTCGGCGCTGCGCAGCGGCCATCGTGTGACAGTGGTCGTGAGCGGCCTGCCGACCGACAAGGCGCGCGCGGAGGAGGTCACGCGGCTCTTCGACTGGGCGAACAGCGCCTTCGAGCGGCTGCGCTTCTTCGATGCCGGGGAGACGATCGCCGAAGCGAAGGTATTTGGCGGCGCGGCATCCGCCGTGCCGCTCGCGACGACCATGCCGCTCGACGTGCTGCTGGAACGCGGTGCACGGGATCGGATTCGCGCCCGCATCGTCTATGACGGTCCTCTGGTCGCGCCGGTGAAGAAGGGGGAGACGGTCGGCGTGGTACGCGTCTATGTCGGCGAGGAACTGCTCGTCGAAAAGCCCGTCGTGACCATGGCCGATATCGCCACCGGCAGCATGCAGCAGCGTGCGCTGGACGCGGTCGGCGAACTGCTGATCGGGTGGCTTTGA
- a CDS encoding septal ring lytic transglycosylase RlpA family protein — translation MRIKNPRASHLDGSVSRPVLTTLLIVAAASIVASCASAPPPKAKKRSSEYFPESKYGVKASPRVVEYGQPVPQGGGRYMVGKPYTVKGKVYKPFEHKRYTAVGYASWYGSAFHGRYTANGEVYDMDTLSAAHPTMPLPSYARVTNLKNGASVVVRVNDRGPYERNRLIDLSSKTAELLQVKRHGAAKVKVEYIGPARMQGHDKQMLMATYVAPDNTEIGNPSVMVAMARVKKESAVAVAMRQQPATRSAPAPTIAVAARQPAPAPSMAVAMRAPASSPQIVLAMAPVPRARPATMVDGGTAIDPYNYEILAAQNVAPVAAPVADPVQAMAIAEPEVVAAPEVVQASTVGGTTYGERTLGSFTVQNPAAFEAEYQQPVYRSARSSYAADPDFTDAQRAIDGMARNSGHARLEEALHVAVARAAAERSADATEIAVGVFADAANAKAMATKLAWLGRPAMSDVAVGGRTLHQLRIVVADNSVSERDALAAVAAAGARDAFVVTR, via the coding sequence TTGCGTATCAAGAACCCGCGTGCTTCGCACCTCGATGGATCGGTTTCGCGACCGGTCCTGACCACACTTTTGATCGTCGCAGCAGCGTCGATCGTCGCGTCCTGTGCGTCGGCGCCGCCGCCGAAGGCCAAGAAGCGCTCCTCCGAATATTTCCCCGAGAGCAAGTATGGCGTGAAGGCCAGCCCGCGCGTGGTCGAATACGGCCAGCCGGTGCCTCAGGGCGGCGGACGCTACATGGTCGGAAAGCCCTACACGGTGAAGGGCAAGGTCTACAAACCCTTCGAGCACAAGCGCTATACCGCCGTCGGCTATGCGTCGTGGTACGGCTCGGCCTTCCATGGCCGCTACACGGCGAATGGCGAAGTCTACGACATGGACACGCTGTCGGCCGCGCATCCCACGATGCCGCTGCCGAGCTATGCGCGCGTCACCAATCTGAAGAACGGCGCCTCGGTCGTCGTGCGCGTCAATGATCGCGGTCCCTATGAGCGGAACCGTCTGATCGACCTTTCGTCGAAGACGGCGGAGCTGCTCCAGGTGAAGCGCCACGGCGCCGCGAAGGTGAAGGTCGAATATATCGGCCCGGCCCGCATGCAGGGCCATGACAAGCAGATGCTCATGGCGACCTATGTGGCGCCCGACAATACCGAGATCGGGAATCCCAGCGTCATGGTCGCCATGGCGCGGGTGAAGAAGGAGTCGGCCGTCGCGGTCGCGATGCGCCAGCAGCCGGCCACGCGCAGCGCTCCGGCGCCGACCATCGCCGTCGCTGCCCGTCAGCCGGCACCCGCGCCGAGCATGGCCGTCGCGATGCGCGCCCCGGCTTCGAGCCCGCAGATCGTGCTGGCGATGGCGCCCGTTCCCCGGGCGAGGCCGGCGACGATGGTCGACGGCGGCACGGCGATCGACCCGTACAACTACGAGATCCTCGCGGCGCAGAACGTCGCGCCGGTCGCGGCTCCTGTCGCCGACCCGGTCCAGGCCATGGCGATCGCCGAGCCGGAGGTCGTCGCGGCACCGGAGGTCGTGCAGGCCTCGACAGTCGGCGGCACGACCTATGGCGAGCGCACGCTCGGCTCGTTCACCGTCCAGAACCCGGCCGCCTTCGAGGCCGAGTACCAGCAGCCGGTCTATCGTTCGGCCCGTTCGTCCTATGCGGCCGATCCCGATTTCACGGACGCGCAGCGCGCGATCGACGGGATGGCCCGGAATTCCGGACATGCCAGGCTCGAGGAGGCCCTGCACGTGGCGGTCGCCCGAGCGGCTGCCGAGCGCAGCGCCGATGCGACCGAAATTGCCGTCGGCGTCTTCGCCGATGCGGCCAATGCCAAGGCCATGGCGACGAAGCTCGCCTGGCTCGGCCGCCCGGCGATGAGCGATGTCGCGGTCGGCGGGCGCACGCTGCACCAGCTGCGCATCGTGGTCGCCGACAACAGCGTTTCGGAGCGGGATGCGCTGGCGGCCGTGGCCGCGGCCGGCGCGCGCGACGCCTTCGTCGTGACGCGCTGA
- the ybaK gene encoding Cys-tRNA(Pro) deacylase yields MAQTTPATLALRKLGIAFEVVSYDYDPNAERVGLQAAEALGEEPHRVLKTLIAEVDGKPVCVVLASDREASMRKVATAFSGKSAAMAAIPDAERITGYKVGGVSPFGQKKKLRTVVDDAALAEAYVYVNGGQRGLQIRLAPSDLLRAADASSAPITA; encoded by the coding sequence ATGGCTCAGACTACCCCCGCCACGCTCGCTCTGCGCAAGCTCGGCATCGCCTTCGAAGTCGTTTCCTACGACTACGACCCCAATGCCGAGCGGGTAGGGCTGCAAGCGGCGGAGGCGCTCGGCGAAGAGCCGCATCGCGTCCTCAAGACGCTCATCGCCGAAGTGGACGGCAAGCCCGTCTGCGTCGTCCTCGCCTCCGACCGCGAGGCCAGCATGAGGAAGGTCGCGACCGCCTTCTCCGGCAAGTCGGCTGCCATGGCGGCCATTCCGGATGCCGAACGGATCACGGGCTACAAGGTCGGCGGCGTCAGCCCGTTCGGCCAGAAGAAGAAGCTGCGCACCGTCGTCGACGACGCAGCCCTCGCCGAGGCTTATGTCTATGTGAATGGCGGCCAGCGCGGGCTGCAGATCCGGCTGGCGCCGAGCGATCTCCTGCGCGCCGCCGATGCATCGAGCGCGCCGATCACCGCCTGA
- a CDS encoding ROK family protein gives MSAPLAIAIDLGGTQLRAALVAGARVEARAAEPTDVAGGPEAVLAQMQRLIGAVSAGSPPEAIGGIGISAPGPLDSEAGVVLEIPTLPGWTDFPLRDRLAAATGLSVLLENDGISAAYGEWRHGAGRGLSHLVYATVSTGLGGGVIVDGRIMHGRRGMAGHIGHFTMAPDGPRCPCGTIGCFEAFASGSALGRRARAAAAAHPLSALGRAATTGAVDARHVVEAARAGDEVALALIDDEAALLGRGFASLVHLYSPERVVMGGGVSAAFDLMEETIHRVMRANLMAAFRDVVVVRAALAENAGLVGAAALVADRPAS, from the coding sequence ATGAGCGCGCCGCTCGCCATCGCGATCGACCTCGGAGGCACGCAGCTGCGCGCGGCGCTCGTCGCGGGCGCCCGGGTCGAGGCGCGCGCGGCCGAGCCGACCGATGTCGCCGGAGGGCCGGAGGCCGTGCTGGCACAGATGCAGCGGCTGATAGGCGCGGTCTCGGCTGGCTCCCCGCCGGAAGCAATCGGGGGCATCGGCATCTCGGCGCCCGGTCCCCTCGACAGTGAGGCCGGCGTGGTGCTCGAGATCCCCACCCTGCCGGGCTGGACCGATTTCCCGCTGCGCGACCGGCTCGCCGCTGCGACCGGGCTCTCCGTGCTGCTCGAGAATGACGGAATTTCGGCCGCCTATGGCGAATGGCGCCACGGCGCCGGGCGCGGCCTGTCGCATCTCGTCTATGCGACGGTATCGACCGGGCTCGGCGGCGGGGTCATCGTCGATGGCCGCATCATGCATGGCAGGCGCGGTATGGCGGGCCATATCGGCCATTTTACCATGGCGCCGGACGGTCCGCGCTGCCCCTGCGGCACGATCGGCTGTTTCGAAGCCTTCGCGTCCGGTTCGGCGCTCGGCCGCCGCGCCCGCGCCGCTGCCGCAGCGCATCCGCTTTCCGCGCTCGGGCGGGCGGCCACAACAGGCGCCGTCGACGCCCGCCATGTCGTCGAGGCGGCGCGAGCGGGCGACGAGGTCGCCCTCGCCCTGATCGATGACGAGGCGGCGCTGCTCGGGCGCGGCTTCGCGAGCCTCGTCCATCTCTACAGCCCCGAGCGGGTCGTCATGGGCGGCGGCGTCTCGGCCGCGTTCGACCTCATGGAAGAGACCATCCATCGGGTCATGCGCGCCAACCTCATGGCCGCCTTCCGCGATGTCGTCGTGGTGCGCGCCGCGCTCGCGGAAAATGCCGGCCTTGTCGGCGCGGCGGCGCTGGTCGCCGATCGCCCCGCCTCGTGA
- a CDS encoding ribulose-phosphate 3-epimerase — MKPASGWFDALPKDRLLAEFSLWSADLARVADDVARVDAHVDIYHVDVADGHFSPALLYFPDLLAAVRKLTKKPLHVHLMVDDRILLAQIEQFAEAGADLISIHAENDNVGAGLDLIHSLDLPAGVVLQLGTPVEAAEDLLPRISLLTLLGTRIGVKGQGLDPEAPGRIAAARRLVATSGFSVRVAADGGIREHTVPQLRASGAETIVMGSLAFGAPDLAARIGWVHAQPYSG; from the coding sequence ATGAAGCCCGCTAGCGGCTGGTTCGACGCTCTGCCGAAGGACCGCCTTCTCGCCGAGTTCTCGCTGTGGTCGGCCGATCTCGCCCGCGTCGCGGACGACGTCGCGCGGGTCGATGCGCATGTCGACATTTATCATGTCGACGTCGCCGACGGCCATTTCTCGCCAGCGCTGCTCTATTTCCCCGACCTGTTGGCCGCGGTCCGCAAACTGACGAAGAAGCCGCTGCACGTCCATCTGATGGTCGACGACCGCATCCTGCTCGCACAGATCGAGCAGTTCGCCGAGGCGGGCGCCGATCTCATCAGCATCCACGCCGAAAACGACAATGTCGGCGCCGGACTCGATCTCATTCATTCGCTCGACCTGCCCGCCGGCGTCGTGCTCCAGCTCGGAACGCCCGTCGAGGCGGCCGAAGACCTGCTGCCCCGGATCAGCCTCCTGACGCTGCTCGGCACGCGCATTGGCGTCAAAGGGCAGGGCCTCGATCCCGAGGCTCCCGGACGCATCGCCGCGGCACGACGCCTCGTCGCCACGAGCGGATTCTCCGTGCGCGTCGCCGCCGATGGCGGCATCCGCGAGCATACCGTGCCGCAGCTTCGCGCGAGCGGCGCCGAAACGATCGTGATGGGCTCGCTCGCCTTCGGCGCCCCGGATCTCGCCGCCCGCATCGGCTGGGTCCATGCGCAGCCCTATAGCGGCTGA
- a CDS encoding alpha/beta fold hydrolase, giving the protein MSRRGTFARAGLSLSVVESGSGRRMIFQHGLCGDAAQPQELFPGDAGWSCLTLECRGHGASEAGPPEAFSIATFADDVAALAKARGGGPVVIGGVSMGAAIALRLAVQRPDLVSGLVLVRPAWFVDSAPANMAPNAEVGNLLANHELDKARALFEASPTAAMLAREAPDNLASLRGFFTRAPIETTAALLRAIAPDGPGVTRDALAGIAVPTVVIGHGEDFIHPIAHAEALAAAIPKATLVRITPKAVSRERYVHEARAALSDFLKEIPQ; this is encoded by the coding sequence ATGAGCCGGCGCGGGACCTTCGCGCGCGCCGGGCTTTCGCTCTCCGTGGTGGAAAGCGGCAGCGGCCGGCGCATGATCTTCCAGCATGGGCTCTGCGGAGACGCGGCCCAGCCTCAGGAACTCTTTCCCGGCGATGCCGGCTGGTCCTGCCTGACGCTCGAATGCCGCGGTCACGGCGCCTCGGAGGCGGGCCCGCCGGAAGCCTTCTCGATCGCGACCTTCGCCGACGACGTGGCTGCGCTTGCCAAAGCGAGGGGCGGGGGGCCGGTCGTGATCGGCGGTGTTTCGATGGGTGCGGCCATCGCGCTCCGCCTCGCCGTGCAGCGCCCCGATCTCGTGTCCGGCCTGGTGCTCGTCCGGCCTGCCTGGTTCGTCGACAGCGCCCCGGCCAACATGGCGCCGAACGCCGAGGTTGGAAACCTGCTCGCCAACCACGAGCTCGACAAGGCCCGCGCCCTGTTCGAAGCCTCGCCAACAGCGGCGATGCTGGCGCGTGAGGCGCCGGACAATCTCGCCTCGCTACGCGGCTTCTTTACCCGAGCCCCGATCGAGACGACCGCCGCGCTGCTCCGCGCCATCGCGCCGGACGGCCCCGGCGTGACGCGCGACGCCCTTGCCGGCATCGCCGTCCCCACTGTCGTCATCGGTCATGGCGAGGATTTCATCCATCCGATCGCCCATGCCGAGGCCCTCGCCGCGGCGATCCCCAAGGCGACGCTCGTCCGCATCACGCCGAAAGCCGTGAGCCGAGAGCGCTATGTCCATGAGGCGCGCGCCGCGCTATCCGATTTCCTGAAGGAGATTCCGCAATGA
- a CDS encoding sugar phosphate isomerase/epimerase family protein — translation MQLGIFAKTFPGITPGEVLCAARNAGYETVQYNMACSGLPSLPETIAPPVIDAVSSATRVSGVSIAALSATYNMIHPDLTVREAGRRAFAALAAAAPAMGTRLLTVCTGSRDAADQWRHHPENASPGAWQDLVAEFRHLLPVAERHGIVIGVEPELGNVVSSAAKARALLDLFASDRIGIVLDPANLFEAEPEQERERRIREAIALLGPEIVLAHAKDRHPDGSFATAGDGVVDFPRFIADLRSAGFDGPLVTHGLDAKDAARVSAFLRASGAAAA, via the coding sequence ATGCAGCTCGGCATCTTCGCCAAGACCTTTCCCGGGATCACGCCCGGCGAGGTCCTCTGCGCGGCGCGCAACGCCGGCTACGAGACCGTTCAGTACAACATGGCCTGTTCCGGCCTGCCATCACTGCCTGAGACGATCGCCCCGCCCGTCATCGATGCCGTCAGCAGCGCAACGCGCGTCAGCGGCGTTTCGATCGCGGCTCTCTCGGCGACCTACAACATGATCCACCCCGACCTGACGGTCCGCGAGGCCGGCCGGCGCGCCTTCGCTGCGCTCGCCGCCGCCGCGCCGGCGATGGGAACGCGGCTGCTCACCGTCTGCACCGGCAGCCGCGATGCGGCCGACCAGTGGCGCCACCACCCTGAGAATGCCAGCCCCGGCGCGTGGCAGGATCTCGTCGCCGAGTTCCGCCATCTCCTGCCGGTCGCCGAGCGGCACGGCATCGTCATCGGCGTCGAGCCCGAACTCGGCAATGTCGTCTCTTCCGCGGCCAAGGCCCGGGCGCTCCTCGACCTCTTCGCCAGCGACCGCATCGGCATCGTGCTCGACCCGGCCAATCTCTTCGAGGCCGAACCGGAGCAGGAGCGCGAGCGGCGCATCCGCGAGGCGATCGCGCTGCTCGGCCCCGAGATCGTGCTCGCCCATGCCAAGGACCGCCATCCCGACGGCAGCTTCGCCACGGCCGGCGACGGCGTCGTCGATTTTCCCCGCTTCATCGCCGACCTTCGGTCCGCCGGCTTCGACGGACCGCTCGTGACGCACGGCCTCGATGCGAAGGATGCCGCGCGCGTGTCAGCCTTCCTCCGCGCCTCGGGCGCGGCGGCCGCATGA